The DNA region GTTTCATAATGAACAATTGGCATGAGAAGGCATAAAAGCCAAGGTCAAGGGCTggaatttatttcagttttgcaCGATACTTGGGTTAAAGTTTGCTGCATTTTATGAGCCATGGAACTACGTTTATGATCCACACCCTTTCGATCATTTCAAATATATGTCCTAGTTGCTGGCGCTTATCTTTCCCTGGCTCCAGAGGGGGAAATCTGCAAGGGCTATAAAATGTGACTGCTAAAGGACATGCTTTTTCCAGCTACAGTTTTATTCCCCTTTCCTGTCTGAGCTTGGTTGTCTTTCCCTGCCTAGGCCTTCTCTAACTACGATCCCACTCCCTTCGTTTCTGAACATCCTGTGTCCATAACGCACCCATGGGCTAACATAATCATTGTGCTAAGCACCGCAGCCTTATAGCCTGTGGCAGACCTCCGACCTTGTCCGcatgggtcccgcgcttccaggcggtttatgctagcttcagaggctcactgcaaccctccacgtagcccttctctctctaaggccagggatacagtctactgagcccttttcatcataagccagcaatggaggttggtgagagaactcccacagtctctgttgttcctagggcctcatgccaaaacagtttagcctcctgtcctgacaggggcctgtcttcccctcccaggaggtgtttctgtagtggtgggttggggggaacccgggcccgccctctactccgggtcccggcccagggaccctaatggtagcagctgttggcagccaaccttttactgccagagttgctacatttccctggtcCATTTCccagcagctctcctgcttctcccttcttcatgacttgagggtgtcttcattaaccagcccttcagccacacttccgctcctctctgcctgactggagcgagcccttttatattatcagaggggccttaattagagtcaggtagTCACATTAGAtgaatggcctcacctgactctgcaggttaattggagtcaggtgttctcattagcctggagcagcccctgctctggtcagtcagggaacaggaccctgttcatccagtggccagtatagcTGCCTTCTGCTCCTCTGCTGtacccagctggcctgggtctcTCACAAGCCGTATACCACTTATAGCCGTATACCACTCAGATCCTCCTGCTCAAGGCACACAGGTGTGTAGcactgagctaaaggagaatccctTGTGCCAGCAATAtaaggcctatgacacacagttgagcagtCCTGATTCTCTCCAGTAGAAGGCACTGATGTTACATACACAGCAGCCACTTCCTCAATACGTTTTCATCATACGCTGCCCCAAAATGTGTACAGTACCCAGGTGTGGTGCCGCCCACAGCTTCCACAGCATTATGTGGGTTATGGCAGCTGTCACCAGGTGGCGCTGTTCCAAGTTCTGAGCGTGTGAGCAAGTTTTCATTCTTAAGAAgacatgcagtgttgttgttagTTGTGGCTTATGCAAGGTTTTTGTGTAGGGGCCGCTTCAGGCGAGAAGGAGCTGTGAGATCAGCACGAGAATTTACTGCCTGCCATGGACTCTGATTTCAGGCAATTCTTGATGCAGAGTTTCTCCCGGGGAAGCAGACATTagtgttgggctgagattcctggaGGATTGCCCTGCATGCTCTTTGACCACCTCTGCTCCAGAACTGGTAtatatgtgtaaataaaacaagttacacttaGAATATATCCATATTCTGCGTCGCTGATTTTTCCTTCACTAGGAAGCTGACCTGCAGGGCCCTGGACATCAGCTACTGATCAGCAGAGGGTCAGAATGAAACACTAGGGTCAGGAGAATGAGCAGCATTCTCAGACTCATTTGTGACTTCTGCTTCTTGTGTTTCTCTCTAACATGTGACTTCTCTCCCCCTTTAGGGACAGCAAAACATCTTTCATGCAGAAGGCCTTCAGGTGTACGAGGAACCTGCGATTAACCCCACAGCTGAACAGCAGCTCAGGGGCCAGGAAGACGCTTCTGAAGAGCTGCCTGAGGAATCGCCCCAGGAAATGGACAGAGTCACCAGAAACCTGATCTTCCATCTCCCTCACAAGACTCCTGAATACAACACTCACCAAGGCAGCTTGTCTGCAGAACTGAGAGCTGAGAGCAGCGATGATGTGTTTGCTCCCTACAGCCAGGGCAACTGGAAGGCTGAAAATGGCCACGACTGGAGACTCAGTTATCTGCCAGAAGACAGATCTGAATTTGCAACAAACTCCCTGGATGCTGGAAGGGATCTCTGGACTCCACCTCCAGACAGAGAGTCCAAGCTAGAGGTCGTGACATcagggatgttgtatgatatcaGGGCTTATAAAGAGGAGAGGAAGCCATCCAAGCTGTACTCGGGTGATGAGGAAGAGCTGAATTACCCCCTCACCCGTTTGGACATCTCGCCCGAGAAAGCAAAAGAGCttgaagaggagaggaaagaggtcATCCAAAGCCAGGTGGTGAGGAGAAGCTCCACCATGGCTGAGAAGTGGAACTCCATAGAGGAGCTGGATTCTCTAAGCATGGGCTCAGCCGGTAGAGGTGAGGCGAAGCAGGGAGGAGGCTATGCCACCAGCTTTGCCCTTTGCTTTTATAGCCGTTCCCCAGAGCAAGTGAGGACACCCGTCGACCCTGAAAACATAGACAGGGAGCAGATCAACTTTGCTGCTGCCCGGCAACAGTTCCTCATGCTGGAAAAGACTAACCCAAGCACGGTCTTCAGCCCGAGGCAGAAAGTTATGTCTCCAAAGCCAGAACCAGCTCAGAACACCTCTGAGGGAGAGTGGCACTGCGCTGAGGGCGTGTTGAAGATGTTTATGGACTATGACGATGCTGACGCACCCAGCCAGAGAGAGATCAACGGGTATGATGTGGCATACGAGACACCCATGGCGGAGGAGCTGTATGCTCCCAAAAAGACTGGTATAGAAAGGGAAGATCCCAATGGGAGAACAGCCAGCTTGACCAAAGCATCTTTCAGAGATGACCTGGACTCCGGCTTGGGTGAAATGTCCAATGAGTCCAGCGTGGGTTACATTAGCGATGGAAGCATGTCCAATGAGATCTTCGACACTCAGCTGGATTTGAAGGCCGGCAACCAGGATCCTGCCAAACAGCTGAAGGCCAGGGATGAGACGCCCATTGAACGGGAAATCCGCTTGGCAATGGAGAGGGAGGAAAGCCTATGGAAAGAGAGAGGGATCCAGAGACTGAGGAGCAGCAATGAGCTGGTGGAAATCCAGACCAAGCCCCTCctctccacttctctctctttATCTTCCTCCAGGAAAGCGAAAGACAAAGGCCGTGTTTCCTTTTACGTCCAGAGGGAGATCGAGCAGGAAACCAAGCGGGAAGAAGATCTGAAGAAGGAAGGGAGGCTACTGGGGATGTACGACAAGGGGACGCAGCAGGAACTGGGTGAGCGCAAGAAAGTATTTGAGCAGGAGGAtgccttcccagccccacacaAACCAGAGTTTGCAAAGAAATCAGAGGACCTAAGGGGAACCCTGAACAGCAAATTTCCACTACAGCAAGCTGTGGATGGCAGCTTTGGTCCCACGGAGAGCACCACAGATGGAAAGAGAGTCCCTAACCACAACGTGAATCTAATAAACTTCCAGGCTTATCAGCCACATTCCACGCTAAACACTAGTAAGAGAAGCACGGTGGATGGGCTGCTGTCATGCAGTCAGCCCTCCGGCAGCTGCAGCAAATTGGTGGATGAGGATTCCTTTGGGGCAAGGCGCCCCAGCCCTACAGAAAGGACAGATTCCACAGCAAGTCCGGAGGGGAGGGTCAGGGTGCACAAGGAATACTTCGCCACTCCGTTCTGGAAACCCAAGATCTCCTTTGTGAGTGACCAGGGGACGCAGGGCCTGCTCGGAAAGGAAAAGATGCTGGAGCCAGCGGGCACCCAGGAGGACCAGTACACCCTAAGGAAGGGCAAGCCCCAGACGTCTTGGCTGATCGAGGAGGAGATCCGAAGGGCTCTGCAGAGggaacaggagctgcaggagcagtggaGGCATAGGCTGCTGACTGACAGCTCCTCTCCAGCCAGCGATGACAGCTCTGCCCGGGAGAAGGGCTTCCGGTCTCAGCTTTCATCTCAGAGTTCaggtgaggagagagagacagaactaTGGGGCTTCACTCCCTTGGGGTGACATTCAGCCCCCTGCAGAGGGCCAGCGTGAGTCCTATGCATCACCAATGTCCTTATGCCCCGGGATTCTTGGTGACAGTAGGGCCCCTTTTATCTGCCCTGGCTGCATAAAGGGGGACCTTAGAGTGAGTGGAAACAGCCCCGGGGACAATgtttgcccccctctcccccgaacACACTCAGGCAGCCTCCCCGTCTGACCCAGTTCCCAGTATAGCAGGTGGGTTGGAGCCATGGCCAAGAGCTATTCTGTGCTTCCAAAGGTCCCTAGGGGACCATGGGAACCATtgggcaggtccctgcacagGCCCAGAATTGGGGGAACACAATCAGCCTACCTCACCTTCCCCCCATGCTTGTCCTAAACCCAGGAATGGAGTAATTGAGAACCAGGTCTTTAGGCTCTAGATGATGCGCAAAGTTGGTGCTGGCCCTCTGAGCGGAGAGGAGTTTTGCCTTTAATGGATATCCAAGGAGCCTGTAGCCTAAGAGAAGGGCTCACAAGGGGTTAAGCGCTGGGCCCAAACTGGGACCCCAAATCCATGCTCCCTACCCCATCCTGCCACTTCCCACGTTTGAATTGAAATCCAGATCCAGAGTTCATGGCTCAAGCCCCATCTCCAGCGAACAAGCATCTCCCCAAGAAGCGCCTCCCGGTCTGACTCAGGCCGATGCCGTGCCAGGGCACCTTCCCCTGTTTGCTCATTCCTCTCCCGTGTCAGCCTCCCACACCCCTTGGAATCCAGTCTCGTCTTGCAAGCTGCCCAGCTGCAACCAAACAAACAGAGTAAAGGTTAAAAATGCCACATCCCCTCCACACCTCTGGGGCAAACATCCCTGAAGGCAGGACTGGGTGCGGGTGCGGGGGCAAAGAAACTCCTCCCTGCAAGGACTTGCTCAGCTCTCCAATAGGATGCCTGTATCCTGTTAGCAAACAATGCCTGGTGTCTCTACAACACTTAATCCTCCTTAGGCAGGGATTCCATTACTGGAGCACAGAGCGGCtcgatccagagcccactgacaTCCCTGGGAGTCTTTCCGTCGatttccctgggctttggatccagcccagaTTGCCTGGGCGGAGGCAGTGATGGGGTGGAGAAAGCATAGAGGACGGTCTTAATAGAATTAGGGATGCGTCAGAACAGGGACAGCAGACCCAAGACACCTCTGGATTATGGGGGTGCTCCACTGCTGGTCGGAACTCTGGGCCCAGGCCAAAGCAAAACTCCTGAGACCTTGCACCTGTTTTTATATCCTATGGGCCCAATGACCTGTGAAAACACATCCCTGGTACCGGATCCCTTTGCACGTGTATCTTTCTCTTTAAGCCGCCTCGGGCACCGCTGACAGCTACTGGGTGACCGAATCACCCGTCTTCACTCCTGCCTCGCACCAGTCAGGGACGCTGGGGTCAGCCCCTTCACCTAATGTGCCCAGTCCCTATCAGGGCTACACAGGCAGACACGCCTCTGAAACAGCCTCTGACGGTCCCACGGGGCCCCCGTGGGatgagaagaagaagaggaagctgAAGGAAGACAGGAAGGTGAGTGCTCCAGTCTGGCAGCCTCAGGGCCGGCCTGGATCACAGTCACTTTCTAGCAGCAGGCTGGGGTGTGGGAAGCATGGCCGTGCAGTTGCTCAGGTATAAAAGGCAATGAAATGTTGTCGATGTTGTGGGTGGTGCTGgctgtgaggagaggctgagcctCCCATGCTGCCCTGTGTCATTTGGAACCCTGCCACTTGGATGGTTGGCAAAGCTGTAGGTTAAGGCACCAGGCCACGGCTTAGGCAACCTGGGGTCTATTCCGGGCTCTGCCGCAGATTCCCCGTGTGTGACTCAGCTCAGCTCCCCGCCTGTGAAACCTGCCTATTTCCTGGGGAGGATACATGCATCAGTGGGTGCCCAGatcctgcagggagggaggctggccGGATGGTGCAGCAGCTGCACTGACTGAGGGGCTGTCAATGCCGCAATCAGAGGGCGACTGCACATGTCGCTCTCCCCACGCAAGCCTGGATTCCGCTagcaatagcagtgaagctgtggcagcatgggctagccgcTTGAATACGTCCCCAAGGGGCTGGGTGGGCTTGGACCCATGCTGCCACCTCACTGCTATTGTTCTGGGAGCTAGGTAGATCAGTGCTAGCTTGGCCACGGCCACGCATGCTGCCGTCACGCCTCCGACGGCAGCGTTGACGTACCCTTCGCCGCTGCGGAGGTGtgggttcccctccccacccagcgaGCTCTGCAGCGGGAGCTATGCCTGTGCCCTattcctccccacccactctgGGACGGCTGACAGTGTGTGGGGTCTGTGCTCCATAGCCCCATCGTGCCTCGCCTCCTTGAaccttcccctccacacacactttaTGCAGACCCAGCACAATCCATCTCTGTAGGGGGTTTGCCCCTCGTGCCTGGTTTCTCTTGATCACCCACCCTGTTTCTCTGCCAGGTTCCTTTCATCTGACCTTTTGTTTCCCCCTCTTGCAGTATGCAAGCATTGAAGCAAGTGATGACGTCAACACAGAGGTAAAGTACATCAGACTCTTCAGCGCTGCCTCTGGACTTCCTCTGTCTTCTCTgacccacctccctccctgcaaaTACCCACAGGGTTCAGACCACGTCTGCATTTCTCTGGCACCCATTTCCATGGCCCCTTCTAGCCAGGAAGATTTCAATCACTGAGCAGGGCTCCAAATGTCAAGTCCCGTTCCAACAGGCACTTCATGAAAGAGAACTGTGAGGGCACCTGCATGTGTGGCTGTGGAATGCACAGGGCGTGGTGGTTGGCAGGGAGAGGGATAACAAGCCTATCCTTGCACAGTGAAACTGCTTTGTCTGGCTTTGCATGGAGGAAGTTATTCCATTGTGAGAGGAATAGAAGTTTTTTTTCTAAACAGTCTCTCACTCCAAGGTCAGACTGTGCTAGGAGCC from Eretmochelys imbricata isolate rEreImb1 chromosome 25, rEreImb1.hap1, whole genome shotgun sequence includes:
- the MISP gene encoding mitotic interactor and substrate of PLK1, whose product is MRGTLGEGAGHYTRVQQPLASNSEPRRILGIPPLTWGQELIRAMQPVVSWLLRQRHPSLPPARHLRSSKTRSLTNTSPAECPLRGLHGHGEPERPRWRVPLTGQQNIFHAEGLQVYEEPAINPTAEQQLRGQEDASEELPEESPQEMDRVTRNLIFHLPHKTPEYNTHQGSLSAELRAESSDDVFAPYSQGNWKAENGHDWRLSYLPEDRSEFATNSLDAGRDLWTPPPDRESKLEVVTSGMLYDIRAYKEERKPSKLYSGDEEELNYPLTRLDISPEKAKELEEERKEVIQSQVVRRSSTMAEKWNSIEELDSLSMGSAGRGEAKQGGGYATSFALCFYSRSPEQVRTPVDPENIDREQINFAAARQQFLMLEKTNPSTVFSPRQKVMSPKPEPAQNTSEGEWHCAEGVLKMFMDYDDADAPSQREINGYDVAYETPMAEELYAPKKTGIEREDPNGRTASLTKASFRDDLDSGLGEMSNESSVGYISDGSMSNEIFDTQLDLKAGNQDPAKQLKARDETPIEREIRLAMEREESLWKERGIQRLRSSNELVEIQTKPLLSTSLSLSSSRKAKDKGRVSFYVQREIEQETKREEDLKKEGRLLGMYDKGTQQELGERKKVFEQEDAFPAPHKPEFAKKSEDLRGTLNSKFPLQQAVDGSFGPTESTTDGKRVPNHNVNLINFQAYQPHSTLNTSKRSTVDGLLSCSQPSGSCSKLVDEDSFGARRPSPTERTDSTASPEGRVRVHKEYFATPFWKPKISFVSDQGTQGLLGKEKMLEPAGTQEDQYTLRKGKPQTSWLIEEEIRRALQREQELQEQWRHRLLTDSSSPASDDSSAREKGFRSQLSSQSSAASGTADSYWVTESPVFTPASHQSGTLGSAPSPNVPSPYQGYTGRHASETASDGPTGPPWDEKKKRKLKEDRKYASIEASDDVNTEILESTRVTRHKNAMAERWESGQFFNKDNA